The Candidatus Latescibacter sp. genome has a window encoding:
- a CDS encoding RNA polymerase sigma factor RpoD/SigA, with protein sequence MSKLAKKPYTREDQSLDRYLQEIGEVALLTASEEVDLAREIKQGSQDALEKLTKANLRFVVSVAKQYQNQGLSLGDLINEGNLGLIKAAKRFDETKGFKFISYAVWWIRQAILQALAEQSRIVRLPLNRVGALHKIGKTSSGLEQEFGREPSANEIADELEMSPFEVMDTLKISSRHLSLDAPFNDGEDNRLLDVLEDKFQPSPDEKLIKDSLKGEIEKALSTLTEREAEVISLYFGINRDHSLTLEEIGEKFKLTRERVRQIKEKAIKRLRHASRSKPLKGYLT encoded by the coding sequence CTTGCGAAAAAACCTTACACAAGGGAAGATCAGTCCCTTGACAGGTACCTTCAGGAGATCGGCGAAGTAGCACTTTTAACAGCGTCGGAAGAGGTGGATCTGGCCCGTGAGATCAAACAGGGATCCCAGGATGCTTTGGAAAAACTCACCAAGGCGAATCTTCGTTTCGTAGTCAGCGTGGCGAAACAGTATCAGAACCAGGGATTGTCTCTGGGAGATTTGATTAACGAAGGGAATCTGGGACTCATCAAAGCCGCCAAACGGTTTGATGAAACCAAAGGGTTCAAGTTTATCTCGTATGCGGTATGGTGGATTCGTCAGGCCATACTCCAGGCTCTCGCGGAGCAGTCACGGATTGTGCGGCTTCCGCTCAACCGGGTTGGCGCTCTGCACAAGATCGGGAAAACCTCCAGCGGCCTCGAACAGGAGTTCGGGCGTGAGCCATCCGCCAATGAAATCGCCGATGAACTGGAGATGAGCCCGTTCGAGGTAATGGATACGCTGAAGATTTCTTCACGTCACCTTTCCCTTGATGCGCCGTTCAATGACGGGGAGGACAACCGTCTTCTGGATGTTCTCGAGGATAAGTTTCAGCCCTCGCCCGATGAGAAGCTCATAAAGGATTCGCTCAAGGGTGAAATAGAAAAAGCCCTTTCCACCCTGACCGAACGGGAGGCCGAAGTGATCAGCCTCTATTTCGGCATCAACCGCGATCATTCACTTACCCTCGAGGAAATCGGAGAAAAATTCAAACTTACCCGTGAGCGTGTCCGTCAAATCAAGGAAAAGGCGATAAAACGTCTCCGTCACGCCTCGCGCTCCAAGCCCCTCAA